The genomic region TCCTCGTCGCGACCGCCCTGCACCTGCGCGAGCGAGACTTCGATGTGTTCACCCCGCGAACCGGCGCGCTGGTCGTGCTGGTCGTCGTGACCGCGGTGCTGGTCGGCTCCGGTGTCCCGGTGAACCTCATGACGGTCGACGACACCACCGCACCGGGTGACCCCATCGAGGTCCGCGGCTACGAGGTGGTGTACGCCGAGGACGTCCAGAACCAGATGGTGTCGGTCATCGACGTCGAGGCGTTCGGCCAGAGCACGAACATCTCCTCGTCGGGGGTCATCGTCGTCAACGAGGACCGCAACATCTGGTACCAGGCGGTCTCGAAGGGCCAGCTCGCGTTCAGTGGCCAGCGACGGGTGAAGATCGGTGGCGTCGGCTGGCGCGAGACGGTCATCGCGAGTCGCGACGGCTGGACCGCCGTCGGCGGCGGCACCAGTTACCGGGTGTTCCTGAAGCCGCCGGACGGTGACTGGCGGGTCGCGTACACCTCCGGGAACACCACGGCAGAACCACGACTCGACGGCAAGAACGTCTCCATCGCCGCCACCGAGGACGGCTACGAGCTGTTCGTCTGGCAGAACGACTCCGAACTCGGACGGGCTGCGCTCCCCATCACGAACGACTCCGTCCAGAACGCGTCCGTGACCATCGCCGGTATCGAGTTCGTCAGGGAAGAACAGAAGAACAGCCCCGACAGAATCTATGCGGTCGTCGGCGAGACGAAGGTTCGCGTCTTCGTCAAGGAGACGTATCGCTAATTCTCGCTGGTCCAGTCGATTCGGAACGCTTCCGCATCTATCGGTTTCGTCTCCTCCTCGTGGAACGGGAACTGGCGGTCGAGGTCGAGTTCGACCGCGAACGCGTGGGTGACCTCGCCCCCGTGGTCGCCCGCGAACGACTCGACGAACTCCCGGCTCCCGGCGTTGTGAATCGAGTACGAGACAGTGGCGACCTCGCCCGCCGCGTCGAGGAACGCCCGGTCCGCGTGTTCGTTGCCGCGCTGGGCACCGAATGGCGGGTTCATCACGACCGTGACGTCATCGTTCGAGTCCGGACACAGTGGGGGACGCGTCGCGTCCCCGGCGACCCAGTGGATGTCCGTGTGTGCGCCGACCCGTCGTTCGTTCTCGCGCGCGGTGCCGAGTGCGTCCCTGTCGAGGTCGACCCCGACGACGCGCCGTGCACCCCGCAGGGCGGCCCCGAGCGCCAGCATGCCGGTGCCGGTCCCGAGGTCGACCACGGTCCGGTCGGCCACGTCGTCTTCCATATCCGCGACGTGGACGAGGGAGGCGGCGACCTCCGGGGGTGTCGGGTACTGTTCGAGTTCGACGCTGGGTGAGTCGAAACCAGCGACGACGCCGAGTTGCTGGGCGAGGGCGCGCCGTGTGCTCATCGTTGGTGTTTAGCCGTCGAGACTAATGGGTCCGTCGAGTTCGAAGGTGACGCCCTCGCGGCGGGCCCGCTCGGCACAGGCCGAGAGTGCCGGGCGGACCTTCTCCGGGTTCGCGACCGTCGTGCACTCGACGGCGACGGTGCCAGCGCCGATGAACGACGCCGCACGGACGTAGTCACGCACGCGGTCTGCCTCGCGCTGGGTGGCCAGCGAGCAGTCCTCGTCGAAGCGGACGCGAACGTCGATGACGGAGGGGACGTACCCCTCGACGGTCAACTCGTGCTTGAGGTCGCGCAGGTATTCGGGGGCGGTCGATTCGAGTGCCTGGGCGTCGACACGGACGGGCTGGACGTCTTCGGGTCGACAGTGTTCGATGGTCCGTTCGAGGTTCGGAGACGGGGTCGCGCTCATGGTATCACTGCATACATAGTAGACATACAAAAAGGTTTGTGTATGTCCTATAGTAATATATTGCTGGTTCCGAGACACACCGGAATGGATACACCAGTATCGACCGTGAGAGAATGGAACACGCTTATTATTCCGTATAAAGAGAAGCCTGTATGAAAGAGTGCCCGCGCTGTGGGTCGTCGCTGAGTCACTACGCGTTGAGCGAGGTCGAAGCGTACGGCTGCGATGGCTGTGGGTGGGTCGGCATCGACGTCGAACACCGGTCCGAACCGGTCCGTATCGAGTCCTGGCAGGACGCAATCAGTCGGTTCCACCAGCAGTTCACCGACAGCGAGCTCGACGACCACGCGCAGAACCTCAACCGGGTCGAGGCGGAACGCCGCGCCGCTATCGGCGAGGACGACGCCACCGAAGCCCCCGAGGCAGACGATAAAGCGGACCAGCCCGACGGGAGCGAGGGCGAGGCTAGCGTCGAAGACGCCGCTGCGGAGGCGGTCGAAGAAAGCGAAGAAACCGGGGAGGTCGACTCGGACGGTGCCACCGACGCACCCGACGACGACTCCGACGCCCAGCAGGAAGCCGCGGCCCCGACGAACACGCAGGCAGAGTAACTTCGGTCACGAACTCGGGCACTTTCTCGACACCACGACACTCGGCCAGTGACGACGCTGTCTCGAACGGAACTCGGCGGCTCCACGTTGACACGACGCGGCTGTTTCGCAGCCGCTATCGGCGGTGACGGCGCAAAAAACGGTGAACGATAGTGGCGAGTTACTCGTCGGCTGCCGGCGCTTCGGCTTCCTGCTCGCGCTCGTCGACGTCCTCGTCGGACCGTGCCGCGACGAGGGACCCGCGTGCGACCGAGTAGAGCGGCTCGCTGGCGTGCTGGA from Haloarchaeobius sp. HME9146 harbors:
- a CDS encoding METTL5 family protein; translation: MSTRRALAQQLGVVAGFDSPSVELEQYPTPPEVAASLVHVADMEDDVADRTVVDLGTGTGMLALGAALRGARRVVGVDLDRDALGTARENERRVGAHTDIHWVAGDATRPPLCPDSNDDVTVVMNPPFGAQRGNEHADRAFLDAAGEVATVSYSIHNAGSREFVESFAGDHGGEVTHAFAVELDLDRQFPFHEEETKPIDAEAFRIDWTSEN
- a CDS encoding zf-TFIIB domain-containing protein; translation: MKECPRCGSSLSHYALSEVEAYGCDGCGWVGIDVEHRSEPVRIESWQDAISRFHQQFTDSELDDHAQNLNRVEAERRAAIGEDDATEAPEADDKADQPDGSEGEASVEDAAAEAVEESEETGEVDSDGATDAPDDDSDAQQEAAAPTNTQAE